ATCCTTTTGTAAACCGAAAGAGATACACAAAACAATTATTACTTAAGAACCCAATTACTTAGTTTAACTGCTTGGGTACTAAAGTACATGTAGGTGAGTAGAAttgaaatatatttaggtaggtaaaacTGGTAAATTTAAACTCCTCATCTAAAACAACTtcgtttaataaaaacaaaaaataccgGTAAACTTTCAATGCATTTTGAACCCTTTTCCCTCGCGCTTTGAACTACTCAATTATTTGCACTTGTACTTGAATGTGACGTAGGCAAATTGCGAGCAAGAATCGGAATGACCTATTTATTGAGTTCACCTTGTTCGCTCTAACATTGAAAGAAATTAATGGTGTAAACCTACCTAATGTAGGTGTACGAAGTGATTTCCACCGAAATGTTAAAGCTTCACATCCTCAACTCGACACAACAATGACAAAAGTTGAAGTATCGCTGAAAATATTAGCAAAAAAACAAGCGAGCCTAAAAAACCTTATCTAAAAATCAACCCTGTTTTTCTCACTTGCAACAGAGCAACAGTACATTTGAAAGATGTCTGCGGTATGCGGTGAACTGGAGCCAGGTGTTGGAGGACGGTGGGCCGGACATAGGCCCCGGGATGAAGGACATAGGCCCCGGTATGGAGGACATAGGCCCCGGCTGGCCCGTGGAGCACTGCCGGGACGGTTATGTCTACAACACCACGCTGGTGTCCTCGTCTATCGTTATTGATGtaaggaaaataaataagctcATGACTATACACGTCCATTCTAAATTCTTGAAAAAAGGAATAATGAAAAATGATTTAGATTAGTGAGCTCAGAATATAGAGGTTTACAAATTATTCTTAAAAGttcataaataagtatttgagAAACTTAGCATTCAGCAACTACTTAAATCGATTCATTTGGTCACCGCAAACAGTTTAACAGTAGTAGAGCTAAGACTAAGCAATGgtattatgataaattaatgcaatattattatttcagtttGACCTAGTTTGCGACTTTGATGTGTACCCCACGCTGGGCCTAGTGGCGCTAAACGTCGGTGGGCCCATCGGAGTATACACATTCGGCTTATTGAACGACCGCATCGGACGGAAGAAGTCATTCTTTGCGTGTCTCACCACTCTACTGATAGGCAGCTTCATGACTGCCTTAGCACATGAGTATTGGTTCTGGGTGTTAGCCAGATCTATAGTGGGTCTCACTATACCAGCCGTGTATCAGATACcgtttataatatgtaagtttcctttaaataatatttaaaatgatcaaaatatctgTGGCAAACAAGGCCTACGACTCGTAGGCTACGAACTGGCTACGactcgtagctcgtagcatcTCGTAGCAGGGTACTACGCGCTACGATGCGTAGCCCGTAGCAATGTCGcagcttttattttttgtgatggatcattgttatttattgtagAAGCTAGGTagtttgaaaatattaatatttgtattgtagtagtacctatcataaaatatacataaattagtAATCAATTCTTACAGCGCTGGAGCTCGCGGGGCCAAATTACCGATCATTCGTCACCGTAATGACATGCGTATTTTACACTCTGGGCCTAATCTTGCTGTCGATCGTGACATACCTTCTTAGAGACTGGCGGAAACTGGCCTGGGCCACATCGGCTCCATTTGTCCTGTACTACTTCTACTGGTTCGTGCTGCCGGAGTCCCCGAGGTGGCTGCTGATGAAGGAGCGGCTGGAGGAAGCGAACACGATATTGAAGTCTATAGCCCGAGTGAACGGGAAAGAAATGCCAGAAGAGTACACGGCGAGGCTGCAGAAGAAGGTGATGGAGCAGAAGGAGCGTGGCTTCGTGGAGGATCAGTCGCCGAGCGTGTTCGCGCTGTGCCGCACGCCCAACATGCGGCTCAAAACTTGCCTCATAACACTCAACTGGTGCGCGTCCGAGATGGTGTACGTCGGGCTGAGTTACTACGGGCCGGCCATCGGCAGCAACCAGTACATGAGCTTCTTCCTGTCCTCGGCCGTGGAGATCCCCAGCTACGTGGTGTGCTGGCTGCTCATGGACCGCGTCGGCCGCCGCTGGCCGCTCTGCTTGTCTATGGTCATCAGCGGTATATTTTGTATCGCTACTGTTATGTTGCCTGAAGGTGAGGTCACTGATGCATCATTGAAATACCCAATAGAAAAATGTACTTGCGATGATCATGGTAATGTGTAACTTTCATGTTTCAGATGCGCAGACGGAGACTCTcatattgtatttaatttcgaagtgttttatttccgcatcatttttaataatttatccgTACGCGGGAGAGTTATACCCGACTGAGCTGAGAGGGGTGGGAATCGGGACATCTGCTTATATCGGTGGTTTGGGATTAACAATAATCCCCTTTGTGAATTACTTGGTGAGACTGTTTTTTTTCGATATGAATAAACATTCGACAAATTGAAAATGCTAAGTAGCTCATCGTATGCTCATGATTATGATAACTCTCATTTTTAGACCGTTTCTGCACATATCTACCACACATCAATGCACCGTATCGTGAAATAAGAAATTGAGGTAGGTATCATCGTAAGATTGCAATATCATTCATTAATATAgctatagtaaaaaaacatcACATATACAGGattttgcaaaagtggtatagtaagcttaaaggggatgactcagcGGATCATTCTAGACTAGCATCACAGAAACTATCCACtgattattttacttattttaagcAAAGGGGACTTCTTACAAAATGTTTTACACGctttaataattacttttaaatgtagaatataggtggatattatattatgttttaggATTTACATCTACTGCCACTAGGGCTGACGTTAGCAACtaacattaataatataatataataatatgatcaCTACAGGGTTCGAGTAACCTGGTCCTGCCGTTGGTGGTGATGGGCGCGGTGTCGGTGGTGGGCGGCCTGACGGCGCTGAGGCTGCCCGAGACCCTGCACTGTCCCCTGCCTCAAACTGCCGAAGAGGGGGAGCTGTTTGGGAAAGACTGGACTTATAAGGACTGCTGTGTGTGTGGTGATCAAAGGTGGGTTTTTTTTTGGGCTGGGACTTTGAGGACTTTTTAGGCACGGGAAAAAACAGATAGGCATACGAATTAGGAAGCTACTTAGGTATCCTATACGTATAAACGTGAAAGTTTGTTACTAAGGATTCCATGGATGATTGCCTACCTTCGCTAGGAGACGGCACTAGAAGAAGTATGGATGGATGAATGTTTGTTAGTCTTTCACAAGAAAACAGCTGGAGCATTTTTGATTAAATTTGGTTGGTACCTAAGAAGCTGACAACCAGGAAAAGCAATATATGCTCATAACAATATCCAACACTTTTCATTGCCTTGTCCTTTGTAACACCGAATCATACGGTTGTCGTAGTTGCTCCGTAGTcatcaatataaaatatttcattccACAGGCAAGCTCCAACGTCGGACTCGTATGAAAACCTGGATCAGCTGGAGTTGAACCAGGCCCCAGTCACTGACCGGGTGTCGGAGATCCCCAGCATCAGACGAAGCTCCATGAGGAAGCTGGTGCGCCAGTCCAGCATAGTAGAAACCCAACGCGACTTCGAcggaaatattaaaatgacTTATTGGTTTTAAagtttgaaatatttataagtacctacctagttacctatCTACGTACAGTCGATACCGAAGAGATTAAACAGTATAGTTCAGTATACTTAGTTAGAGCTTTCTTTGAAATTTTCCttagatattatattaaaatgaatCAGCTTCAACACTCAAAGTACCATACCtcgtcccgggttcgatttccagcCGAAACCTATAAAATTACGCTTCATAAAAGGCGGCTATTCACTCGGAACAAAGTCCTTGCTCGGAACCAAATGTGCATTCAGGAGTTTTCTCATAGTTTGGAAATTAATCTTCTAATCATCCCTCAGGGCTCAAAATAATATCAGTAAGCACACTGAAAAGTGGTTACTGATTTTTTTGCGTGAagctgttattattctgaaagCACCACAATGTGATGTGTGTGAATGCAGCTTAATTTTGTTATACTctgtgaaatatttttatactctgtTATCTTTGTGGTGACGTGTGACGTAGATTTCTTCCGTACCGGCAGTgctttgtgtttttatttgtgcATATCTCTATCAAGAATACAACACGTATTGCATAAATCTATGTGCAGCAACTCGATTGCCTGAATTACAATGGCCCTGTCGAGGCGAAACATACTATCGTGCACAGTGCTACTTAGTGTTTTGTTGATAACCGTGTTGGGACATAGCCACTCACATTCACATGATGAATCCCCTGCTTTCAAATATTCTAAAACTGCAAATGAGAAGATAAAAGCAGAGCAGACGAAGCCTCCAGTGGACCAGTACGACTTGTACGTGAAAGCCTTGAGTTCAACCCTTTTCATAAGCATACTTCCCTTCTTCATACTATTTTTCATTCCTATTGATGGAAGCGTCGAAAAGCAGCCTCTGCTCAAAATTCTATTGTCGTTCGCATCAGGAGGTCTACTAGGAGATGCTTTCCTCCATTTAATACCCCATGCGCTGATGTCAAGTTCCGGAGAGCATGGGCACAGTCACAGCCACTCTCACTCACATGGAGCTGGGGAGGAGGCTCATGAGCCGCACGACGTCACGGTGGGGCTCGGCGTGCTCGGCGGCATCATCGCCTTCCTCGTCGTCGAGAAAACTGTACGACTATTTGATGGTGGACACGGCCATTCCCACAGCGGAGACAAGAAGAAGTCTGACGACAAATTGAAGAAGAAAGGCAAAGACAAAAAACAAGAGATTCAAATAGCTGGATACTTGAACTTGGCAGCTGATTTCACACACAACTTCACAGATGGTCTTGCTATCGGGGCATCATTTATTGCTGGACAAAATATTGGATATATCACCACAGTAACTATTTTGTTGCATGAGATACCTCATGAAATTGGAGATTTTGCCATTCTAGTGAAGTCTGGCTGCTCTCGTGGAAAAGCAATGATGCTTCAGCTAGTCACTGCCTTTGGAGCTTTCTCTGGgacatttatttcaatttatctGCAAGGCTCCGGGGAGGGTCTGGTCTCCAGACTGGTGCTGCCATTCACTGCTGGCGGTTTCATTTACATTGCAACTGTTTCAGTCATTCCAGAATTATTAGAAGGGTCTAATAAGTTATCACAGTCAGTTAAAGAAATATTTGCTTTATTAGTAGGTGTTTATATGATGGTTTTAATAGCACAATATGAGTgattaggtaaatattttctgtTGCATTTTTAGTAGTAGCTAATAAGTTTGGCCATTAATtgaatcaaaaaataaaaattacatcacaaatattataaaattatagttttataatttgtCAATACCTTTCCTATTACTTGGACATAGTTAAATTGTCATTATAAATCATTTAGAAACTGGATCCATTGTAGTCAGCTAATGGGTTCTTTTAATGTTCTACTTGAGAATAAAGTTTGTAGAAtgctatttttgtaaaaaaaaattgtaacacCTGCTGTTGATTAGCTCAGTGTAAACTATTTAATGACACATCCTCCATGTAGGTATTATCATTCCTATAACTTTTTATCACttgtacataaacattaattttaaatgttccATTCTTTCCATTTGTCTTTATAGTGTTTTATGATATAAGTGCAAGGTGATTAATAGTgactatattttaatatgtagaaCTAAGTTAACTAGTTACTATCTGTGAGCAATAAATTCTGGCTATCTTTGTGATGGAACAAATCAAAATGTAGTAGCTTTCAATAGGAGTATAGGAGagtattgtataaaaataaagaaatataaattttcagaaagttttttattttattgtttacttCTTCTTGGACACACCAACAGTCCTGCCTCTCCTGCCGGTGGTCTTGGTGTGCTGACCGCGCACGCGCAGGCCCCAGTAGTGACGCATGCCTCGGTGGGCGCGGATCTTCTTCAGCCTCTCCAAGTCCTCACGAAGTTTAGAGTCCAAGTTGGAGGAGGTCAGCTGGCTGTATTTACCGTCGACAATGTCCTTTTGTCTGTTCAAGAACCAGTCGGGGATTTTGTATTGCCTGGGGTTTGACATGATCGTAATGATCTTTTCGAcctgtaacaaaataattttatggtaattattataatagtgGATAATGCCAACTAGCTGCCCACCTGCTGCTCTCTTTGCTATCTCAAAGTGGGATTGCTTATTATCAAATGGTTGTTAACTTAGAGCATTATGCATTGTTGTAATATCAAAACATTTGTTTTGAATCACAACATAcaatagtttttaatatttttttcagcatatttttgtgtttttgtttaatttgtcaCTCATTCCAAACAACCAAATAGGTAGATTGGCTGATCTCTTCTTTTAGACCTCAGATCAACAGTATGGATGCCAAGCAGATGCACATCTGGTTTGTAGACTCTAGATTGCATGaacaataagtattttatgaaagaaGGCAGGTAGTTAGTTACACTTTCAAGACAAACTTTGAACTCAAGTTGGTGATGATGATTGAAGACATTATTCCAACAATGCACTCTGAAATTTGGTTTTCTTAGGCAGCCGGAACCACTAGATAGGAGGTTAACTATCTATTATCATAAATCACTGAAGTTTTAACTAGTGCTTATAAAGGTTTGTTTACGTTTTTTATTGGACAAGTTGAGAAGCGGAACTTCATGAAATAACGTGGCGTTATACTTTAGTGTACACTGAATGAAATTTATTATATCTTACCTCTTCCTCAGTGCATTCTCCCGCACGTTTGTCAAGATCGATGTCGGCTTTCTTCAGGACAATGTTGGAGTACCTGCGACCAACTCCCTTGATGGCAGTCATGGCGAACATAACCTTGCGTTTGCCATCGATGTTCGTATTCATGATACGAAGAATGTGTTGAAATTTGTCCGGTATTACGAGCGACTAAAACAGAAGACATAGTTAGGTTATCCAAGTGCAAGTATACAGAGAAATTGtgagtaaaaattataaatatgatacACAGCGATAACATATAGGTCACGCAACTTAATCAATAGCATAATATTTAAGGAAATATATAGGATTTCTTACCATTTTGAAGATTTTTATCAACAAAATGCACAACAATACAACTTCGGCACTAAAACTTCAAAAGAAAAGGACTAAAATATTCTAGTCTGTGAACTAccaaatgtcaatgtcaaactATTCATCAATCACAGAGTAGgtaacagtaaaaaaatactatgctGCCACATGTAAAAAATCATAAGGTTAGCCGCACATCTGCGATTACGGCCGCATTGCGTCCTTGACGGGGTGGGCGGGCGGTCAATGGCACGCGCATCttgataaagtttataatttataaaatagttttactgATTTCGATGACAGGCGACGAATAATTTATTGGTAAATCACGCTAACGGATTGCACCGCCCGCGCTCGCTCCTCCCGCTTGACAGATCGAGATCCGCTGCACCTCCACCTCGCCACTGATGAGCTGACCCAAGGAACataagtaacatttttttgCTGATCACATCCAACCACCTACGCCTTCGACCACTTGCATCGGAAATATTGGAGGTGCAAATGCCTCTCACGGAAATAATTTCTACTCGTTTTGAATCGGTGGACgcagtgcgtgagcaggtctATGTGTCTATGGtgtagtttaattaaatttgttttatggCAACATTAAACACGAAGATTCCTTTCAACCGTGTGCCGGTTTCGTCAGTTATTTAGCTCtcaatttttgtattttattggttttttcTTGAGTTTTAACACTAAACAATACACCAAAATGCACGCTGAAACTACATTAACACTTATACAAATACTTGAAAAGACTATATCGCCTGGTAAGTAACTAAATCCTTCATGTGTCGAGCATGGCGCTTGTTCGTGTAATGTCAAAGCTGTTATCGCCAAACGTTCTTTGTAATGCGAGCTAATAATGTAGAATAGAAGCTTGTTGTGTGTAGCAGAACAGTAGCTACTGATCAAGGAACCACAGGTAGCCGCCGTAACACGTATTACCACTGCAAACTCATTTTAGAAGTGGAGTTTTCAACAATGTCATTATAACGGCTTTGTATTCGGAAGTTTAGTTTAGTGTAGATTGACACCAATAAATAACATAgattcatacaaaaaataatctcAATTATGATGTTTCTGAGGTTGCCTTCTTATTATAGACAAGCATACtctacctactaataatattttgcaCATGGGTTATTTACAGATAGAAATGAATTGGAAGCTGCTGAAAAATACCTCAACCATGCAGCAGCTACAGACTTCACCACCTTCATCAAGATGCTATCTGATGTGCTGGTGCAGGGCGGCAACAGCCAGGTGGCCAGGATGGCTGCTGGGTTACAGCTTAAAAATCATCTAACATCTAAGGACATCACACTAAAACAGCAAT
This is a stretch of genomic DNA from Plutella xylostella chromosome 4, ilPluXylo3.1, whole genome shotgun sequence. It encodes these proteins:
- the LOC105387343 gene encoding carcinine transporter, which encodes MSKTRKRVQSDNVQGNFSATEAKEDAIDLDDLLPKIGEFGLYQKLLLWLVCLPACLPCGFCAFNQLFMTDVPDHWCNVPALHQYNFTEEEIKMMAIPKKSNSTFERCLRYAVNWSQVLEDGGPDIGPGMKDIGPGMEDIGPGWPVEHCRDGYVYNTTLVSSSIVIDFDLVCDFDVYPTLGLVALNVGGPIGVYTFGLLNDRIGRKKSFFACLTTLLIGSFMTALAHEYWFWVLARSIVGLTIPAVYQIPFIISLELAGPNYRSFVTVMTCVFYTLGLILLSIVTYLLRDWRKLAWATSAPFVLYYFYWFVLPESPRWLLMKERLEEANTILKSIARVNGKEMPEEYTARLQKKVMEQKERGFVEDQSPSVFALCRTPNMRLKTCLITLNWCASEMVYVGLSYYGPAIGSNQYMSFFLSSAVEIPSYVVCWLLMDRVGRRWPLCLSMVISGIFCIATVMLPEDAQTETLILYLISKCFISASFLIIYPYAGELYPTELRGVGIGTSAYIGGLGLTIIPFVNYLGSSNLVLPLVVMGAVSVVGGLTALRLPETLHCPLPQTAEEGELFGKDWTYKDCCVCGDQRQAPTSDSYENLDQLELNQAPVTDRVSEIPSIRRSSMRKLVRQSSIVETQRDFDGNIKMTYWF
- the LOC119694559 gene encoding protein catecholamines up — translated: MALSRRNILSCTVLLSVLLITVLGHSHSHSHDESPAFKYSKTANEKIKAEQTKPPVDQYDLYVKALSSTLFISILPFFILFFIPIDGSVEKQPLLKILLSFASGGLLGDAFLHLIPHALMSSSGEHGHSHSHSHSHGAGEEAHEPHDVTVGLGVLGGIIAFLVVEKTVRLFDGGHGHSHSGDKKKSDDKLKKKGKDKKQEIQIAGYLNLAADFTHNFTDGLAIGASFIAGQNIGYITTVTILLHEIPHEIGDFAILVKSGCSRGKAMMLQLVTAFGAFSGTFISIYLQGSGEGLVSRLVLPFTAGGFIYIATVSVIPELLEGSNKLSQSVKEIFALLVGVYMMVLIAQYE
- the LOC119694560 gene encoding 40S ribosomal protein S18 — its product is MSLVIPDKFQHILRIMNTNIDGKRKVMFAMTAIKGVGRRYSNIVLKKADIDLDKRAGECTEEEVEKIITIMSNPRQYKIPDWFLNRQKDIVDGKYSQLTSSNLDSKLREDLERLKKIRAHRGMRHYWGLRVRGQHTKTTGRRGRTVGVSKKK